In one window of Candidatus Uhrbacteria bacterium CG10_big_fil_rev_8_21_14_0_10_50_16 DNA:
- a CDS encoding redox-regulated ATPase YchF produces MLSVGIVGLPNVGKSTLFRTLTKKQVDCANFPFCTIEPNVGVVEVPDERLKPLSNASKSEKCISAAIEFVDIAGLVRGASKGEGLGNKFLGNIREVDAICHVVRSFINENVVHVDGAVDPVRDVETIELELALSDLESMERQIDRQKTKMKSGADKDEKKRLELMERIYAVLAEGRMATTVEMTDEERTMAKSLFLLTGKPVIYIVNVSEQDAADPNWVSPLGEGRTALPICIQLESDLVELSEEERVEYLEAVGLKQTALDRLIRTAFETLDLITYFTSGEKETRAWQIPRGLKAPQAAAVIHTDFEKAFIRAEIISFEDYVTLGRVGSREAGRERIEGKEYVMRDGDVCYFRLNS; encoded by the coding sequence ATGTTATCAGTCGGCATCGTCGGACTACCAAATGTTGGCAAGTCTACACTCTTTCGTACACTCACAAAAAAGCAGGTCGACTGTGCCAATTTTCCGTTTTGCACCATCGAGCCTAACGTTGGCGTGGTAGAAGTGCCTGACGAGCGACTAAAACCTCTTTCGAATGCATCAAAGTCTGAAAAGTGCATTTCGGCGGCCATTGAGTTTGTGGACATTGCCGGTCTTGTGCGTGGTGCGTCTAAAGGCGAGGGGCTTGGGAACAAGTTTTTGGGTAATATTCGCGAGGTCGACGCTATTTGCCACGTGGTTCGTTCGTTTATAAATGAGAACGTGGTACATGTAGACGGAGCGGTAGACCCTGTGCGAGACGTCGAGACGATTGAGTTGGAGCTTGCACTTTCTGATCTTGAATCAATGGAGCGTCAGATTGATCGTCAAAAGACCAAGATGAAGAGCGGGGCAGACAAGGATGAAAAGAAACGTTTGGAACTCATGGAGCGTATCTATGCGGTGCTCGCAGAGGGACGTATGGCCACAACCGTGGAAATGACGGATGAGGAACGCACTATGGCAAAGTCTCTCTTCCTTCTCACGGGCAAGCCAGTGATTTATATTGTGAACGTGAGTGAGCAAGACGCTGCAGACCCAAACTGGGTGTCGCCGTTGGGAGAAGGCCGAACGGCATTACCTATCTGTATTCAGTTAGAGTCGGATCTTGTGGAATTGTCTGAGGAGGAGCGTGTAGAGTACTTAGAGGCGGTTGGTCTCAAACAAACAGCGCTCGATCGTCTCATTCGTACCGCATTTGAGACGTTGGATTTGATCACGTACTTTACGTCGGGCGAAAAAGAGACACGTGCTTGGCAGATTCCACGCGGGCTTAAGGCCCCACAAGCCGCAGCAGTGATTCACACGGATTTTGAGAAGGCGTTTATTCGCGCCGAGATTATTTCTTTTGAGGATTATGTTACGCTTGGTCGTGTTGGATCGCGAGAAGCGGGACGTGAGCGAATTGAAGGCAAGGAATATGTGATGCGCGATGGAGACGTCTGCTATTTTAGATTAAACAGTTAG
- the rpsF gene encoding 30S ribosomal protein S6 produces the protein MMTYELMYIIPATSTEEEVGKLKDEVSALVAKHGTESLRDESFGKRKLAYPIRGIRYGYYVLVCFTAEASNVAALDEELRHDARVLRHMIVKALPGAEKAEVALPEYEIPEMGRRRKPGTSSDAPARTKKTEAEVEKAVEETKEVTEEALAKKIDEILESDTEKL, from the coding sequence ATGATGACGTACGAACTCATGTACATCATCCCGGCTACCAGCACGGAGGAAGAGGTTGGGAAGCTCAAGGATGAAGTGTCAGCACTCGTCGCAAAGCATGGAACAGAATCCTTGCGAGATGAGTCCTTTGGTAAGCGTAAACTTGCCTATCCGATTCGAGGTATTCGATACGGATACTACGTACTGGTCTGCTTTACGGCAGAGGCAAGTAACGTAGCCGCATTAGACGAAGAATTGCGTCACGATGCCCGTGTGCTCCGTCACATGATTGTAAAAGCGCTCCCAGGTGCCGAGAAGGCGGAAGTAGCTTTGCCCGAGTACGAGATTCCAGAGATGGGACGACGTCGTAAGCCGGGTACATCTAGTGATGCACCCGCACGCACGAAGAAAACAGAAGCGGAGGTAGAGAAGGCCGTTGAAGAGACAAAAGAAGTAACGGAAGAAGCCCTCGCAAAGAAGATCGACGAGATTCTCGAGTCAGACACAGAAAAACTCTAA
- the rpsR gene encoding 30S ribosomal protein S18 — MNKIPGKSVRKPFTCPKADEIDYKDIGLLRRFLSSYGKIVPRRRSGISAKQQRAMARAIKRARIMALVPFENK, encoded by the coding sequence ATGAACAAAATTCCAGGAAAGAGCGTGCGCAAGCCGTTCACCTGTCCCAAAGCGGACGAAATTGATTACAAGGACATTGGTCTTCTCCGACGTTTCCTTTCTAGCTACGGAAAGATCGTTCCTCGCCGTCGTTCCGGTATCTCGGCAAAGCAACAGCGTGCAATGGCCCGTGCCATCAAGCGAGCACGTATCATGGCGCTCGTCCCATTCGAGAACAAATAA
- a CDS encoding single-stranded DNA-binding protein, whose protein sequence is MMSLNRAQLIGNLTRDPELRTTPSGQSVVNFGVATNRAFTDREGKKQEQTEFHNIVAWGKLADIISQYLTKGRKVFVEGRLQTREWEGQDGGKRRTTEIVADSMIMLGGAGGASTNLSAAAGSTPFDDSQSEPTSSAPSPDHIEEIQVEDIPF, encoded by the coding sequence ATGATGAGCCTTAATCGCGCGCAACTCATTGGTAACCTCACACGCGATCCAGAATTGCGCACAACGCCTTCTGGTCAGTCGGTAGTGAACTTTGGTGTTGCAACCAACCGAGCCTTTACCGATCGTGAAGGAAAGAAGCAGGAGCAAACAGAATTCCATAACATTGTTGCTTGGGGAAAACTCGCGGATATTATTTCGCAGTACTTAACCAAGGGACGCAAGGTGTTTGTAGAGGGACGTTTGCAAACGCGCGAGTGGGAAGGACAAGATGGTGGAAAGCGTCGCACCACAGAGATTGTGGCAGATAGTATGATCATGTTGGGTGGTGCAGGTGGTGCGTCTACAAACCTGTCAGCTGCAGCCGGATCCACACCGTTTGACGATTCCCAAAGCGAGCCTACAAGCTCTGCGCCTTCTCCAGACCACATTGAGGAAATCCAAGTTGAAGATATCCCATTCTAA